DNA sequence from the Epinephelus moara isolate mb chromosome 3, YSFRI_EMoa_1.0, whole genome shotgun sequence genome:
AAATACCAATTCAATATAAAAAAAGTGCCTTAGTTTCGCTCGGCATGTCCCACGTTACTAGCCGTAGTTAACGTCATCAATACAAGCCGACCGGAGCAGCATGGATCATCCTCTGAAGCATTTTTGACCTTCTACAATTATTTCTTTCAAGTAGTTTCGGTGAGTTCATTCTGCCTTACACCCTACATGCAGTGTTAATCTGTATTAATGTCAAATACAGTTGGTGTGGTTTGTAATTTCTACTTTTGAATGATAACGGTCGTGAAGTtagagctaacattagctgcagTAAAGCTAACTATGTAGCCCCTGTGTGTCATCCTCCTGTAATCTGAATTTGACACAACTGTGATGTTATTATTAATGCTTAAGTCTTAGTTTCACATTGATGTGAATGCCGATGATGTAATTGTCAGAGTAAAgtttgtatatatattttcttagGTTTGCAAAAATTAAAGCTATGCTAACTGTTGGCTACTTTTCGCTGGTGATTCAACGAAATCGCAACAACTTGTCATGTCAACGTGTGATAGAGGCCAGTTATTATGATATCATATTTGTAAACGAGAAACTAAGCCTTCAGTTAATCGTCATCTGTCAGATAATGGCTGTGGATAAATGTTAACTTTTCTTGTTCTTCTGTACCACAGGGTTGAACACAGCTTTCCATAATGTCGGTGAAGCATGCATCAGTCCATGCCAAATGGATCATAGGCAGAGTAATTGGGACCAAGATGCAAAAAACTGCCAAAGTGAGAGTCACAAGGCTGGTGCTGGACCCTTACCTGCTCAAGGTAAACCTTATTATAGTGTTCATTCACAGGAAGGACAGGTGGCATAGATAATACCACAATATACTGTCCAAACAAGTAAATACCAACATGATATCAATCAGATTACTTCTCTATCACGTCTACCTGCAGTTTTACTCtatcacatttaaaacatgttgaTTGCCCAGAGAAGGTGAGAGCTAGGTAAACGTTCTTATTCTTATAATACTGGCGCCATTATGATACAGAGTTTTAGTACCGCTGCCAAAACAATCCATTTTTTAATGCCTTAGTTTGAGCTGTAGCGATAAGTCCTTCCACAAGACTCTTCTTTCATTCAGCAAAACATGCCAAACACAGTGTATAATGTTATTGTTTTGCAAGCAGCTGCACAAGAACTGTGCccaaataacaataataaacttTATCTGTAGAGACTTTCTTCCAAGCGATTTTTTTCAAGGTGCTTTACAACAAAGATGCAACATAAAAgccaaaatgacaacaataacCGATAAAAAGACAATTGATGATGAATATGAAATACAAAAGTGAAGGTAAAAACTAGAGAATTCATATAAAGCTCCTAATAATGATAAGAATTACATACATTCAAATCCTTACTAAATAAATAGGTtgtcagctgttgttttttttatatatacttaatttttattagtttatatgaaaagaaaaaaatagacaaaaccAACAACTACAGGCAGGGACATCATAGGCAAAGACAAAATGCCCAACATTGAGTAAAACAGACAAGAAGAAGCAAGGCTACACTGCAGTGCCACTGACAATGGGTCCTCGATGTCTGTGATCGTCTCTCCAGACCACAAAGGTCTCCATTATCCCCAACTTTGACCCCTGGAAATCCAGGGTACCTCCTGGGAGGGTTTCAgctgttgttttaaaaatgtttactgagcCCGCACCTCTTACAGCTTTTTAAAGGGTATTGCATAATTTTGGAGCATAGTTAATAAAAGCTGCAATGCCTACTTTCTTGTGCGTATAactgtgtgtatttaaaaaccCAGCAGTATAAGATCTGAAAGCTTGTTAAGGATTATAACACAACAGAGAGTCAGCAATATaaggaaaagaaatgaaaaagattATATGTTATATTGGGAAATGGTATGAGCATATGTTTGGCTGTGAGACAACTTACAAGTGCTGATTGAGAGGAGATATTTTTAGCTGCCTCTAGTTCCACACAACAACCAACATGGCAGCTACAGCTCCCGTTACTGTTAATAACACTGCTGCTGACCTTTGTGTCACTAGAAATTTCTgatccatgtttttattttgaagagataGCACTTGTAAATATGGTGCAATTTTTTtacaatgttttaatttttaagaCTTGTTTACAGCTTTACAAATGTGAACTGTTTATTGATAATTTTCATGCCATATTTATAAATTGAATACACTAGGTTATTTGGGTTTTGGCCGAACTGAGTTAGCAGTGGGGCTGTAGTAACTTGTGATTTGCATTCACCATTATTTGATGGAAAATAATTTGTGTCACCAATCAGTTTTTAAATAATCTTGCTAAAATACTGCAGAACAACCCATTAACATAATAATTTGCCCACTTTGCTTAGTAACTTTGAAAGCATTgaaaattttacacaaattaATAAGTTGCTACCTGTAACCACATGTAGTCTGTGATCAACTTCATTGTGTACAACTAAATGTCAATCTTTTTTAGATCAGTGATTGATTGCTGTACAGTGACTGTGTATATAAACAAGTCAAATGCTGTCTTTTCTCCACTATAGTACTACAACAAGAGGAAGACCTACTTTGCCCATGATGCTTTGCAACAGTGCACTGTGGGAGATATTGTCCTTCTCAAGGCTTTGTCTGAGGCCAGGTCCAAGCACGTGAAACACGAACTGTCTGAGATAGTGTATAAAGTCGGCCAGGTGGTCGACCCACTGACGGGAAAGAGAGTCGAAGGAAGTGAGTTTGCGGAGCCTCTGACTGACCTTCCACTCAGCCTGGGAGAGGACTTGACCTTATCAGAAAAACTGCAGGAGCTCAACATCTCTGCTGCCTCCAGCGGAGCTGATTCCCCGCCAGCACAAACTCCCACTTCATGATAGAAAACTGCATTGTTTTATTGAGTATTGTTAGTTTAAATGTCACCCTGCAATTATGTTTCTGTTCCAGGTGTTcatgtaaatataaatttaTAAACCCGTCATCAACATATGTGCCAGTTAATGtt
Encoded proteins:
- the mrps17 gene encoding 28S ribosomal protein S17, mitochondrial gives rise to the protein MSVKHASVHAKWIIGRVIGTKMQKTAKVRVTRLVLDPYLLKYYNKRKTYFAHDALQQCTVGDIVLLKALSEARSKHVKHELSEIVYKVGQVVDPLTGKRVEGSEFAEPLTDLPLSLGEDLTLSEKLQELNISAASSGADSPPAQTPTS